A DNA window from Ficedula albicollis isolate OC2 chromosome 1, FicAlb1.5, whole genome shotgun sequence contains the following coding sequences:
- the CLN5 gene encoding ceroid-lipofuscinosis neuronal protein 5: MRAQTNPTPAKRQQRVAAAGPPTSTAAVHPAAFSRAIRLAAGSPREEQRQQSEEGHPARPGLLGGTAGLPGAVGGRGGGPFPPGLLGPPRPVPYRRFDYRPKTDPYCQARYTFCPTGSAIPLMKEEDVIEVYRLQAPVWEFKYGDLLGHLKIMHDAVGFKSSLTGRNYTMEWYELFQLGNCTFPHLRPGMDAPFWCNQGAACFYEGIDDAHWKANGTLVLVTTISGAMFNDMAQWVKYDNETGIYYETWTVQASPDKKSTVWFDAYECSKFILRTYQKLADLGAVFKKIQTNYTSIILFSGEPVYLGNETSIFGPQGNKTLAEAIRDFYSPFKPHQSVREFFVDIFKIIDHVVLNHQFYLFYNLEYWFLPMKSPYLKIIYEEVPLPVGSKASFGV; the protein is encoded by the exons ATGCGTGCACAGACAAACCCTACTCCAGCTAAACGGCAACAACGTGTAGCTGCTGCAGGACCTCCGACAAGCACAGCCGCAGTTCACCCCGCTGCCTTTTCTCGGGCGATCCGGCTCGCGGCCGGTTCCCCTCGGGAGGAGCAGCGGCAGCAGTCGGAGGAGGGGCACCCCGCTCGGCCAGGCCTCCTCGGCGGCACCGCCGGCCTCCCCGGCGCCGTGGGCGGGCGCGGGGGCGGCCCCTTCCCGCCCGGCCTCCTCgggccc ccccggcccgtGCCCTACAG GCGCTTTGACTACCGGCCAAAAACCGATCCGTACTGCCAAGCTCGTTACACCTTCTGTCCCACTGGCTCTGCCATTCCACTCATGAAAGAAGAGGATGTCATTGAAGTGTATCGATTACAGGCTCCAGTGTGGGAATTCAAGTATGGGGACCTACTAGGGCATTTG aaaattatGCACGATGCTGTGGGTTTCAAGAGCTCACTGACAGGCAGAAACTACACAATGGAGTGGTATGAGCTCTTCCAGCTTGGGAACTGCACATTTCCACATCTGCGGCCTGGCATGGATGCACCGTTCTGGTGTAACCAGGGAGCTGCCTGCTTTTATGAAGGAATAGATGATGCACACTGGAAGGCAAATGGAACTTTAGTTCTTGTGACCACAATATCAG GAGCCATGTTTAATGACATGGCACAATGGGTAAAATACGACAATGAGACTGGCATTTACTACGAGACCTGGACAGTTCAAGCAAGTCCTGACAAAAAGTCTACAGTGTGGTTTGACGCTTATGAGTGCTCCAAGTTTATATTGAGAACCTACCAGAAGCTAGCTGACTTAGGAGCTGTTTTTAAGAAGATACAAACAAACTATACAAGCATAATTTTATTCAGTGGAGAACCTGTTTATTTGGGGAATGAAACATCTATTTTTGGACCACAAGGAAACAAGACACTGGCAGAGGCTATAAGAGACTTTTACAGTCCATTTAAACCTCATCAGAGTGTCAGAGAGTTTTTTGtggatattttcaaaataattgatCATGTTGTCTTGAATCATCAGTTTTACCTCTTCTACAACTTGGAATACTGGTTTTTACCTATGAAGTCCCCTtatctcaaaataatttatgaagaGGTCCCCTTGCCTGTTGGAAGCAAAGCATCCTTTGGTGTATGA